In Triticum aestivum cultivar Chinese Spring chromosome 5B, IWGSC CS RefSeq v2.1, whole genome shotgun sequence, the following proteins share a genomic window:
- the LOC123114912 gene encoding uncharacterized protein, with the protein MNSTFKKKPIKNVSTPKQSKQTIGAKRSHKVQKSRASRLEKNSKRKFEASRATDAVYAEGPDKSPTIQIDSRNTKTTTAAATGGQTIVPQDGENEKPKQSIYTNVPQDVRVESKQTIGAKSSHKVQKSRTSKLEKNSKRKFEASRATDAVYEEGPDGESPTIQIDSTNTKATTVAAMGEQTIVPQDGENEKPKQSIYTNVPQDVRVESKQTIGAKSSHKVQKSRTSKLEKNSKRKFEASRATDAVYEEGPDGESPTIQIDSTNTKATTVAAMGEQTIVPQDGENEKQKQFMYTNVPQDVPIEVDVS; encoded by the exons ATGAATAGCACGTTTAAGAAAAAACCAATTAAAAATGTGTCAACTCCAAAGCAGAGTAAACAAACGATTGGTGCCAAAAGGAGCCACAAGGTCCAGAAGTCCAGAGCCAGCAGACTTGAGAAAAACAGCAAAAGAAAGTTTGAAGCCTCCAGGGCTACTGATGCTGTCTATGCGGAGGGTCCGGATAAAAGCCCCACAATACAAATTGATTCAAGAAATACAAAAACAACAACAGCTGCGGCAACGGGCGGACAAACTATAGTCCCTCAAGATG GAGAGAACGAAAAACCAAAACAATCTATATACACGAATGTTCCCCAAGATGTTCGAGTAGAG AGTAAACAAACGATTGGTGCCAAAAGCAGCCACAAGGTCCAGAAGTCCAGAACCAGCAAACTAGAGAAAAACAGCAAAAGAAAGTTTGAAGCCTCCAGGGCTACAGATGCTGTCTATGAGGAGGGTCCGGATGGTGAGAGCCCCACAATCCAAATTGATTCAACAAATACAAAAGCAACAACCGTGGCAGCAATGGGCGAACAAACTATAGTCCCTCAAGATG GAGAGAACGAAAAACCAAAACAATCTATATACACAAATGTTCCCCAAGATGTTCGAGTAGAG AGTAAACAAACGATTGGTGCCAAAAGCAGCCACAAGGTCCAGAAGTCCAGAACCAGCAAACTAGAGAAAAACAGCAAAAGAAAGTTTGAAGCCTCCAGGGCTACAGATGCTGTCTATGAGGAGGGTCCGGATGGTGAGAGCCCCACAATCCAAATTGATTCAACAAATACAAAAGCAACAACCGTGGCAGCAATGGGCGAACAAACTATAGTCCCTCAAGATG GAGAGAACGAAAAACAAAAGCAATTTATGTACACGAATGTTCCGCAAGATGTTCCAATAGAG GTCGATGTTAGTTGA
- the LOC123116552 gene encoding uncharacterized protein, with the protein MKDGALERQIMEAPKSGGVTENSNDQILDSVLKIKKIRDSILRKEFILQDGSAQCDMDIQKIKTEEKMTAEVLSIMEKYKEPSSNIMKVVNLTFFGDDGKTKSTKTMELNLKEALAQRDKCMELDEICCDCDWMAPRYTVVPSLADGMHVGEVRLTCPDFEMSITGDPRPTPHDARCSAAANMILELGKKAGGKEQHDS; encoded by the exons ATGAAGGATGGTGCATTGGAACGCCAAATCATGGAAGCGCCTAAGTCAG GTGGCGTCACTGAGAATAGCAATGATCAGATTCTTGATTCCGTGCTAAAGATTAAGAAAATACGGGATTCTATT CTTCGTAAGGAATTCATACTTCAAGACGGAAGTGCTCAATGTGATATGGACATTCAGAAAATTAAGACTG AAGAGAAGATGACAGCAGAAGTGTTGTCAATAATGGAGAAATATAAGGAACCTAGCTCAAATATAATGAAAGTTGTCAATCTAACTTTCTTTGGCGATGATGGCAAAACCAAGAGCACTAAGACGATGGAGTTGAACTTGAAGGAGGCACTCGCCCAACGTGATAAATGCATG GAGCTTGATGAGATCTGCTGTGATTGCGATTGGATGGCCCCTAGATACACAGTAGTACCTTCGCTAGCAGATG GAATGCACGTCGGCGAAGTACGTTTGACATGCcctgattttgagatgagcatcaccgGCGATCCTCGTCCGACCCCACATGATGCAAGGTGCTCCGCAGCTGCCAATATGATATTGGAGCTTGGCAAGAAGGCGGGGGGAAAAGAACAACATGATAGCTGA